One region of Sneathia sanguinegens genomic DNA includes:
- a CDS encoding carbohydrate ABC transporter permease produces the protein KKLKELNKENDEKAKVEFKEKVNKLKEELEKNKAKLKHSKNEGLISNKAYSEEVNQLKQALKDKVEVLKLQIPSEDLKSRVRVAKYITSVEVDSKYKILQQDMSDIIRKTPVEVEKVNKLIPIISFIIPGLGQLINKQYLKAALLFIGTLFIYLAAIPYALGYGNYRGQGIYGLYTLAKGAKKLDKSMIFMIEGLVAIILILLAITIMTTAYIDCRDVIRAKLKGIRPKTTFETITSIQEDGFPYIVTISTAILLMFIVLLPIFTTILLSFAGMDPKHQSKFAWVGLKNYLLLIEGKGIAGGPFWLILGWTVIWTIFSSTCAIAVGFFLALLANNDRIKGKSIFRTVYLLPWAVPAFITIMFFSIMTSPNGQITKILEGIFGGNLAIKSSTNLTRIALILLQTWLGSSYIFLLSTGVLQGIPADLYEAAEIDGATGWQKLSKITLPLVLFQTAPLLIGQYTFNFNNFSIIYLFNGGGPFDPSNYGNIAGSTDLLISYIYKLTIEKQYQSIGAAITIFISLGLMVFAYIGFKNSKAFKEEK, from the coding sequence AAAAAAATTAAAAGAATTAAATAAAGAAAATGATGAAAAAGCTAAAGTAGAATTTAAAGAAAAAGTAAATAAATTAAAAGAAGAATTAGAAAAAAACAAAGCAAAATTGAAACATAGTAAGAATGAAGGTTTAATTTCTAATAAGGCATATTCAGAAGAAGTTAATCAATTAAAACAAGCTTTAAAAGATAAAGTTGAAGTTTTAAAATTGCAAATACCTAGTGAAGATTTAAAAAGTAGAGTAAGAGTGGCTAAGTATATCACATCAGTAGAAGTAGATTCAAAATACAAGATACTTCAACAAGATATGTCAGATATAATTAGAAAAACACCAGTGGAAGTAGAAAAAGTAAATAAATTAATACCAATTATTTCATTTATTATACCTGGATTAGGGCAATTAATAAATAAACAATATTTAAAAGCAGCTTTATTATTTATAGGAACATTATTTATTTATTTAGCTGCTATTCCATATGCTCTTGGTTATGGTAATTATCGTGGACAAGGTATTTATGGTTTATATACTTTAGCTAAGGGTGCAAAAAAATTAGATAAATCTATGATATTTATGATAGAAGGTTTAGTTGCAATAATTTTAATTTTATTGGCTATAACTATTATGACAACTGCATATATTGATTGTAGAGATGTAATAAGAGCAAAATTAAAGGGTATAAGACCTAAAACTACTTTTGAAACTATTACTTCAATACAAGAAGATGGTTTCCCATACATAGTTACTATATCAACAGCAATATTATTAATGTTTATTGTATTATTACCAATATTTACAACAATATTACTATCATTTGCCGGTATGGATCCTAAACATCAATCTAAATTTGCATGGGTAGGGCTTAAAAATTACTTACTATTAATTGAAGGAAAAGGAATAGCTGGTGGACCATTCTGGTTAATATTAGGATGGACAGTAATATGGACTATATTCTCAAGTACTTGTGCAATTGCTGTAGGATTCTTCTTAGCATTGCTTGCAAATAATGATAGAATAAAAGGTAAATCAATATTTAGAACAGTATATTTACTACCATGGGCAGTTCCAGCCTTTATAACTATTATGTTCTTTAGTATTATGACTTCACCTAATGGTCAAATAACAAAAATATTAGAGGGCATATTTGGAGGAAACTTAGCAATAAAGAGTAGTACAAATTTAACAAGAATAGCACTGATTTTATTACAAACATGGCTAGGAAGTTCATACATCTTCTTGCTTTCAACAGGAGTATTGCAAGGAATTCCAGCTGATTTATATGAAGCTGCAGAAATAGACGGAGCAACAGGTTGGCAAAAATTAAGTAAGATAACATTACCATTAGTGTTATTCCAAACAGCACCACTACTTATAGGGCAATATACATTTAACTTTAATAATTTCTCTATAATCTATCTATTTAATGGTGGTGGGCCATTTGATCCAAGTAATTATGGAAATATAGCTGGAAGTACAGATTTATTAATCTCATATATATATAAATTGACTATTGAAAAACAATATCAATCAATAGGTGCTGCGATAACTATATTTATTTCATTAGGCTTAATGGTGTTTGCTTATATAGGATTTAAGAATTCAAAGGCATTCAAGGAGGAAAAATAA